From one Erinaceus europaeus chromosome 4, mEriEur2.1, whole genome shotgun sequence genomic stretch:
- the LOC132538034 gene encoding endogenous retrovirus group K member 10 Gag polyprotein-like: MMPFDDCAEDAKISHPDQNSGVILKNKPPEKRLKSPKRLYPSLKIFHSEINHSDDDGLTPEEEAGLEDEAAKYHNPDWPPLSQRPPPYNLPPFVGPTLSQPRIAPPVPEAFASQQILDEPLPSKRELISQIKKLREAIQLKKEHNELVKELRMLDLELTDPPSSPEPPPAPVLHKTSKIPKRPHPQRLDLFPVTETFVKLGDEDEEEPVRNSARLGFKTLKELKAAVTQYGPVAPFTLSILDTLGDLWLTPNDWFHLARATLSGGDFVLWKSEFSKNCKETARRNLEACGEGAAWTLDMLKGAKPYDTNEAQKNYAPGLFAQIQNAGLKAWRKLPQKGAPTTSLANIRQGPDEPYSDFISRLTSAAERLLGEAETDTDFITHLAFENANPACKAAIRPHRRGKRLSDYIRYCAGIGSAYNIGIAIGAALKDFSQGFSNKKCFKCGQEGHFAKDCAKNGGPPKQSRPSNLCPRCKRGKHWANECRSKTDAQGNPLPSTQGNFLRGQPQAPKTRRTAHSKASTYTLE, from the coding sequence ATGATGCCCTTTGATGACTGTGCAGAAGACGCTAAAATCTCTCACCCTGATCAAAATTCGGgcgtgattttaaaaaataaacctccTGAAAAAAGACTTAAATCCCCTAAAAGACTTTATCCCTCCTTAAAAATCTTCCACTCTGAAATTAATCATTCTGACGATGACGGCCTGACCCCTGAGGAAGAAGCCGGGTTGGAAGACGAGGCGGCCAAATATCATAACCCAGACTGGCCTCCCCTCTCTCAAAGACCACCTCCCTATAATCTTCCACCCTTCGTGGGTCCTACCCTTTCCCAGCCTCGAATCGCTCCTCCCGTTCCTGAGGCGTTCGCTTCTCAGCAAATCCTAGATGAACCCCTCCCCTCAAAAAGGGAACTCATTTCCCAAATTAAAAAACTCCGTGAGGCCATTCAGCTCAAAAAAGAACATAATGAATTAGTTAAAGAGTTAAGAATGCTCGATTTAGAACTCACTGACCCTCCTAGTTCTCCCGAACCCCCGCCCGCTCCCGTTTTACACAAGACCTCTAAAATCCCTAAAAGACCCCACCCCCAAAGGTTAGATCTTTTTCCGGTCACAGAGACCTTTGTCAAACTGGGTGACGAGGATGAGGAAGAGCCCGTCCGAAACTCTGCACGTCTTGGCTTTAAGACTTTAAAAGAACTAAAGGCAGCGGTGACACAATACGGTCCCGTGGCCCCCTTCACACTTTCGATATTAGACACCTTGGGGGATCTTTGGCTTACACCTAATGATTGGTTTCACTTAGCAAGAGCTACCCTTTCTGGCGGAGATTTTGTACTGTGGAAATCAGAATTCTCCAAGAACTGCAAGGAAACCGCCCGCCGTAATCTTGAGGCCTGCGGGGAAGGAGCGGCTTGGACGCTTGATATGCTTAAGGGCGCTAAGCCCTATGACACTAACGAGGCTCAAAAAAACTATGCCCCGGGGCTCTTTGCTCAGATACAAAATGCGGGCCTTAAAGCCTGGAGAAAACTCCCTCAAAAAGGGGCTCCTACCACTTCATTGGCTAACATTAGACAGGGTCCCGACGAGCCATACAGCGATTTCATCAGTCGCCTTACCAGCGCGGCAGAGAGACTTTTAGGTGAAGCCGAAACTGATACCGATTTTATAACTCATTTAGCATTTGAAAACGCTAATCCTGCCTGTAAGGCAGCCATCCGGCCTCACAGGAGAGGAAAGCGTCTCTCTGATTACATACGTTACTGCGCAGGCATTGGCTCCGCCTATAACATCGGCATTGCTATCGGGGCTGCCCTAAAAGATTTTTCTCAAGGCTtttctaataaaaaatgttttaagtgtgGTCAAGAGGGACATTTTGCAAAAGATTGTGCTAAAAATGGTGGCCCCCCAAAACAAAGCCGTCCCTCTAACCTTTGCCCTCGCTGTAAGCGTGGCAAACATTGGGCCAATGAATGCCGTTCCAAAACAGATGCCCAAGGCAACCCTCTGCCTTCAACTCAGGGAAACTTCCTGAGGGGCCAGCCCCAGGCCCCAAAGACAAGACGAACAGCACACTCCAAGGCCTCCACATATACCCTGGAATAA